The proteins below come from a single Antennarius striatus isolate MH-2024 chromosome 18, ASM4005453v1, whole genome shotgun sequence genomic window:
- the LOC137612673 gene encoding acyl-coenzyme A thioesterase 6-like isoform X2, whose translation MSSQIRLRLLPRARCFFDEPVQVKVTRLRSRQVVTMRARSTDERGVVFSSSATYRADDRGEVDLNKHPSLGGSYVGVEPMGLLWSLKAEALHQYFQKGKSLKPHVVTISAHDEEEGRVLAEATNERLLLGDGVTRLPVNEGNINGVLFTPPGAGPFPAVLDLNTLLSEKRAALLANKGFVVLALCVFNVKVTNTKEIHLDHFQEGIDFLQRQPKVGGQGVGVLSRSKASDIALSLSAFVPAVKACVWINGCNANTVVPLHYKNHQIFSSARFDPSSVIHTESGAHILKFAFANPLAEDNKESLIPIEQAKAQLLFVASEDDMWWNSKAYMDEMVERLKRHEKNNFESVCYPRAGHILEPPYGPYCRSCPAGIYPYQTLWGGEPSGHAAAEVHLWKKIQEFFRVHLR comes from the exons ATGTCCTCTCAAATCCGATTGAGGCTGCTGCCCAGAGCCAGATGCTTCTTTGATGAACCTGTTCAGGTGAAGGTGACCAGGCTGAGGTCGAGACAGGTGGTCACCATGAGAGCCAGATCCACTGACGAGAGGGGAGTGGTGTTCAGCTCCTCTGCCACCTACAGGGCTGATGACAGAGGAGAGGTCGACCTGAACAAACACCCCTCACTTGGTGGCAGCTATGTTGGGGTGGAGCCAATGGGTCTGCTGTGGTCTCTGAAGGCAGAGGCCTTACATCAGTACTTCCAAAAGGGCAAATCATTGAAGCCTCATGTGGTGACGATCTCCGCacatgatgaggaggagggccGGGTGCTGGCAGAGGCGACCAATGAGAGGCTTCTACTTGGAGACGGGGTCACCCGACTCCCTGTCAATGAAGGGAATATAAACGGAGTCCTATTTACTCCCCCAG GAGCAGGTCCATTTCCTGCTGTATTGGATCTGAACACCCTTCTATCAGAAAAAAGAGCTGCTCTGCTGGCCAATAAAGGCTTTGTGGTTCTGGCTTTATGTGTTTTCAATGTTAaagtcacaaacacaaaggagATTCATCTAGACCACTTTCAGGAAGGAATAGATTTCCTACAACGACAACCCAAG gTGGGTGGTCAAGGAGTTGGCGTATTATCACGTTCGAAGGCATCAGATATTGCGCTGTCACTTTCTGCTTTTGTACCGGCTGTTAAAGCTTGTGTGTGGATCAACGGCTGCAATGCAAACACAGTCGTCCCTCTCCATTACAAGAACCACCAAATCTTTTCATCAGCACGGTTTGACCCCAGCAGCGTGATTCACACTGAGTCCGGAGCTCACATTTTGAAATTTGCTTTTGCAAATCCACTGGCAGAGGATAACAAGGAGAGCCTGATCCCTATCGAACAAGCAAAGGCCCAGCTCCTCTTTGTGGCCTCGGAGGACGACATGTGGTGGAACAGCAAGGCTTACATGGATGAGATGGTGGAGAGACTCAAACGTCATGAGAAGAACAACTTTGAAAGTGTTTGTTACCCGAGAGCTGGACACATACTGGAGCCACCATATGGACCATACTGCAGGTCATGTCCTGCAGGGATTTATCCCTATCAAACCTTGTGGGGAGGTGAGCCTAGTGGTCATGCAGCAGCTGAAGTTCATTTATGGAAGAAGATCCAGGAGTTCTTCAGGGTTCACCTGAGATAA
- the LOC137612673 gene encoding acyl-coenzyme A thioesterase 6-like isoform X1 encodes MLMATMTMTVKIMNWTYNMISEYCEEMSSQIRLRLLPRARCFFDEPVQVKVTRLRSRQVVTMRARSTDERGVVFSSSATYRADDRGEVDLNKHPSLGGSYVGVEPMGLLWSLKAEALHQYFQKGKSLKPHVVTISAHDEEEGRVLAEATNERLLLGDGVTRLPVNEGNINGVLFTPPGAGPFPAVLDLNTLLSEKRAALLANKGFVVLALCVFNVKVTNTKEIHLDHFQEGIDFLQRQPKVGGQGVGVLSRSKASDIALSLSAFVPAVKACVWINGCNANTVVPLHYKNHQIFSSARFDPSSVIHTESGAHILKFAFANPLAEDNKESLIPIEQAKAQLLFVASEDDMWWNSKAYMDEMVERLKRHEKNNFESVCYPRAGHILEPPYGPYCRSCPAGIYPYQTLWGGEPSGHAAAEVHLWKKIQEFFRVHLR; translated from the exons ATGCTGATGGCTACAATGACAATGACGGTGAAGATTATGAATTGGACATATAACATGATCTCTGAGT ATTGTGAAGAGATGTCCTCTCAAATCCGATTGAGGCTGCTGCCCAGAGCCAGATGCTTCTTTGATGAACCTGTTCAGGTGAAGGTGACCAGGCTGAGGTCGAGACAGGTGGTCACCATGAGAGCCAGATCCACTGACGAGAGGGGAGTGGTGTTCAGCTCCTCTGCCACCTACAGGGCTGATGACAGAGGAGAGGTCGACCTGAACAAACACCCCTCACTTGGTGGCAGCTATGTTGGGGTGGAGCCAATGGGTCTGCTGTGGTCTCTGAAGGCAGAGGCCTTACATCAGTACTTCCAAAAGGGCAAATCATTGAAGCCTCATGTGGTGACGATCTCCGCacatgatgaggaggagggccGGGTGCTGGCAGAGGCGACCAATGAGAGGCTTCTACTTGGAGACGGGGTCACCCGACTCCCTGTCAATGAAGGGAATATAAACGGAGTCCTATTTACTCCCCCAG GAGCAGGTCCATTTCCTGCTGTATTGGATCTGAACACCCTTCTATCAGAAAAAAGAGCTGCTCTGCTGGCCAATAAAGGCTTTGTGGTTCTGGCTTTATGTGTTTTCAATGTTAaagtcacaaacacaaaggagATTCATCTAGACCACTTTCAGGAAGGAATAGATTTCCTACAACGACAACCCAAG gTGGGTGGTCAAGGAGTTGGCGTATTATCACGTTCGAAGGCATCAGATATTGCGCTGTCACTTTCTGCTTTTGTACCGGCTGTTAAAGCTTGTGTGTGGATCAACGGCTGCAATGCAAACACAGTCGTCCCTCTCCATTACAAGAACCACCAAATCTTTTCATCAGCACGGTTTGACCCCAGCAGCGTGATTCACACTGAGTCCGGAGCTCACATTTTGAAATTTGCTTTTGCAAATCCACTGGCAGAGGATAACAAGGAGAGCCTGATCCCTATCGAACAAGCAAAGGCCCAGCTCCTCTTTGTGGCCTCGGAGGACGACATGTGGTGGAACAGCAAGGCTTACATGGATGAGATGGTGGAGAGACTCAAACGTCATGAGAAGAACAACTTTGAAAGTGTTTGTTACCCGAGAGCTGGACACATACTGGAGCCACCATATGGACCATACTGCAGGTCATGTCCTGCAGGGATTTATCCCTATCAAACCTTGTGGGGAGGTGAGCCTAGTGGTCATGCAGCAGCTGAAGTTCATTTATGGAAGAAGATCCAGGAGTTCTTCAGGGTTCACCTGAGATAA
- the LOC137612674 gene encoding acyl-coenzyme A thioesterase 6-like isoform X2 produces the protein MSSQIRLRLLPRARCFFDEPVQVKVTRLRSRQVVTMRARSTDERGVVFSSSATYRADDRGEVDLNKHPSLGGSYVGVEPMGLLWSLKAEALHQYFQKGKSLKPHVVTISAHDEEEGRVLAEATNERLLLGDGVTRLPVNEGNINGVLFTPPGAGPFPAVLDLNTLLSEKRAALLANKGFAVLALCVFNVKVTNTKEIHLDHFQEGIDFLQRQPKVGGQGVGVLSRSKASDIALSLSAFVPAVKACVWINGCNANTVVPLHYKNHQIFSSARFDPSSVIHTESGAYILKFAFANPLAEDNKESLIPIEQAKAQLLFVASEDDMCWNSKAYMDEMVERLKHHEKNNFESVCYPRAGHMLEPPYGPYCRSCPAGTYPYQALWGGEPSGHVAAEVHLWKKIQEFFRVHLR, from the exons ATGTCCTCTCAAATCCGATTGAGGCTGCTGCCCAGAGCCAGATGCTTCTTTGATGAACCTGTTCAGGTGAAGGTGACCAGGCTGAGGTCGAGACAAGTGGTCACCATGAGAGCCAGATCCACTGACGAGAGGGGAGTGGTGTTCAGCTCCTCTGCCACCTACAGGGCTGATGACAGAGGAGAGGTCGACCTGAACAAACACCCCTCACTTGGTGGCAGCTATGTTGGGGTGGAGCCAATGGGTCTGCTGTGGTCTCTGAAGGCAGAGGCCTTACATCAGTACTTCCAAAAGGGCAAATCATTGAAGCCTCATGTGGTGACGATCTCCGCacatgatgaggaggagggccGGGTGCTGGCAGAGGCGACCAATGAGAGGCTTCTACTTGGAGACGGGGTCACCCGACTCCCTGTCAATGAAGGGAATATAAACGGAGTCCTATTTACTCCCCCAG GAGCAGGTCCATTTCCTGCTGTATTGGATCTGAACACCCTTCTATCAGAAAAAAGAGCTGCTCTGCTGGCCAATAAAGGCTTTGCGGTTCTGGCTTTATGTGTTTTCAATGTTAaagtcacaaacacaaaggagATTCATCTAGACCACTTTCAAGAAGGAATAGATTTCCTACAAAGACAACCCAAG gTGGGTGGTCAAGGAGTTGGCGTATTATCACGTTCGAAGGCATCAGATATTGCGCTGTCACTTTCTGCTTTTGTACCGGCTGTTAAAGCTTGTGTGTGGATCAACGGCTGCAATGCAAACACAGTCGTCCCTCTCCATTACAAGAACCACCAAATCTTTTCATCAGCCCGCTTTGACCCCAGCAGCGTGATTCACACTGAGTCCGGTGCTTACATTTTGAAATTTGCTTTTGCAAATCCACTGGCAGAGGATAACAAGGAGAGCCTGATCCCTATCGAACAAGCAAAGGCCCAGCTCCTCTTTGTGGCCTCGGAGGACGACATGTGCTGGAACAGCAAGGCTTACATGGATGAGATGGTGGAGAGACTCAAACATCATGAGAAGAACAACTTTGAAAGTGTTTGTTACCCGAGAGCTGGACACATGCTGGAGCCACCATATGGACCATACTGCAGGTCATGTCCTGCGGGGACGTATCCCTATCAAGCCTTGTGGGGAGGTGAGCCTAGTGGTCATGTAGCAGCTGAAGTTCATTTATGGAAGAAGATCCAGGAGTTCTTCAGAGTTCACCTGAGATAA
- the LOC137612674 gene encoding acyl-coenzyme A thioesterase 6-like isoform X1, with translation MLMATMTMTVKIMNWTYNMISEYCEEMSSQIRLRLLPRARCFFDEPVQVKVTRLRSRQVVTMRARSTDERGVVFSSSATYRADDRGEVDLNKHPSLGGSYVGVEPMGLLWSLKAEALHQYFQKGKSLKPHVVTISAHDEEEGRVLAEATNERLLLGDGVTRLPVNEGNINGVLFTPPGAGPFPAVLDLNTLLSEKRAALLANKGFAVLALCVFNVKVTNTKEIHLDHFQEGIDFLQRQPKVGGQGVGVLSRSKASDIALSLSAFVPAVKACVWINGCNANTVVPLHYKNHQIFSSARFDPSSVIHTESGAYILKFAFANPLAEDNKESLIPIEQAKAQLLFVASEDDMCWNSKAYMDEMVERLKHHEKNNFESVCYPRAGHMLEPPYGPYCRSCPAGTYPYQALWGGEPSGHVAAEVHLWKKIQEFFRVHLR, from the exons ATTGTGAAGAGATGTCCTCTCAAATCCGATTGAGGCTGCTGCCCAGAGCCAGATGCTTCTTTGATGAACCTGTTCAGGTGAAGGTGACCAGGCTGAGGTCGAGACAAGTGGTCACCATGAGAGCCAGATCCACTGACGAGAGGGGAGTGGTGTTCAGCTCCTCTGCCACCTACAGGGCTGATGACAGAGGAGAGGTCGACCTGAACAAACACCCCTCACTTGGTGGCAGCTATGTTGGGGTGGAGCCAATGGGTCTGCTGTGGTCTCTGAAGGCAGAGGCCTTACATCAGTACTTCCAAAAGGGCAAATCATTGAAGCCTCATGTGGTGACGATCTCCGCacatgatgaggaggagggccGGGTGCTGGCAGAGGCGACCAATGAGAGGCTTCTACTTGGAGACGGGGTCACCCGACTCCCTGTCAATGAAGGGAATATAAACGGAGTCCTATTTACTCCCCCAG GAGCAGGTCCATTTCCTGCTGTATTGGATCTGAACACCCTTCTATCAGAAAAAAGAGCTGCTCTGCTGGCCAATAAAGGCTTTGCGGTTCTGGCTTTATGTGTTTTCAATGTTAaagtcacaaacacaaaggagATTCATCTAGACCACTTTCAAGAAGGAATAGATTTCCTACAAAGACAACCCAAG gTGGGTGGTCAAGGAGTTGGCGTATTATCACGTTCGAAGGCATCAGATATTGCGCTGTCACTTTCTGCTTTTGTACCGGCTGTTAAAGCTTGTGTGTGGATCAACGGCTGCAATGCAAACACAGTCGTCCCTCTCCATTACAAGAACCACCAAATCTTTTCATCAGCCCGCTTTGACCCCAGCAGCGTGATTCACACTGAGTCCGGTGCTTACATTTTGAAATTTGCTTTTGCAAATCCACTGGCAGAGGATAACAAGGAGAGCCTGATCCCTATCGAACAAGCAAAGGCCCAGCTCCTCTTTGTGGCCTCGGAGGACGACATGTGCTGGAACAGCAAGGCTTACATGGATGAGATGGTGGAGAGACTCAAACATCATGAGAAGAACAACTTTGAAAGTGTTTGTTACCCGAGAGCTGGACACATGCTGGAGCCACCATATGGACCATACTGCAGGTCATGTCCTGCGGGGACGTATCCCTATCAAGCCTTGTGGGGAGGTGAGCCTAGTGGTCATGTAGCAGCTGAAGTTCATTTATGGAAGAAGATCCAGGAGTTCTTCAGAGTTCACCTGAGATAA